In a single window of the Paenibacillus sp. MMS20-IR301 genome:
- a CDS encoding dockerin type I domain-containing protein, whose protein sequence is MTVYRSMKRSIAATLFLAMLFTFASFPVRADASGADYSIANEFMKYSINSKTGGFSIETIDGHPQKAFDNNLPLLYREDEARSNGTSFTTVRIDGKDYIFGQEYSWFGIDTKLHEPVVSEQNRLLTIAWDIKGYTITQKVSISIDPNNSRAGNVGISYDVKNNNATAGTVGIRLLLDNALGSEIDSPYVLVDPSQPTIVETEYSGDNLPQQIRYVDSLSASNKTAYALLSGWSGNKDVNVDKVIVGHWVNLANTRYDYTPNPSVDFTNYSNKFLVPDTATAYYWNEKSIEPGQVRISEMLYGIGNFAEQTQKEHVSIGIQTGNVFLTNDKKAYENNGTFKANVTIDNSVTGAKELIEPIVRLSLDEGLVFAATNTREYTVKISGGLNIGTVFNIPDVDIIAETQSMITSKRLVVSLNATEIIDANTNKVVDYSANTNILIPAVEGKLPEVSMKHVFPSAVYYEGDKNITVSGNMKVLTEALSGSEGWSLYLVSSSSGEAVLIDKRKISFIDEGQTLAFSTNQTMAVGKYDIEFRFTNQQLIDAFGTKIKAAATVDVTNNLADRSASYGIVSLVRFTDAANNRQLYDYISFANEDVMKKFISGSVKKDGIRNKGIAFEENKTEILLTLRGKIRLMDTGTEKYYSASRADGDITINNILTYDSNEALKMTVDTSGAKLEGDGTIKVINSINIWHNKWHFEAKNGTKYSLNREAVSEKNAKALELQLGDAGYMLQNIAGFLINIKYGIMTQDDDDFGISFGGKISLPLKAADQSKGEEHYDYKGSLTANVEDVLYGSKDSEIGFVGINTTLSVALPKDILGPLVGNEAGVKADITINTIDDIYSIDAGVSVTMLEVEGSLALKKVPINAVPKMMLDKLTFFLAPSTMKVPVVAPYVFITGLGGGISNLADTIAGEPAGELPPLTIHLQTRLLINAIIVGDFKLDAKLSGLAIEGTGRLEKDEEGRLLNIRAGMNVEWISPFQLNAFGDISIHAGAIRGGITIKITEDYFYGYVYAGLFIPDSIPLVGGKELAGVEAAVSSDFVGANFKVIGVKLGFIYYWNGDLSFGGSIDLSSRGNAVHYVHSEELDANGDLVPTTTIYGTNMRRLSTEAIAKTRAGNGITKEINPTTKDALLFEIPLRGLVKPSAAEIIVTNPNGKRLTMVEDDNKGNGNYLVQSLDGANYLYISVTDPSLIVAGNWSVSVTTPDVYIDNFAVNSVDYMPELTGISASTSTSTSRDINVSWTTDKQSKYSGALNVYVTKDPSVMKTIESSNIQDTSALISIGNLELDGIESGSHVFTLPESFPEGKYHVVAMLVNHQGGMSKKITSSTFTFTNPLLPQKPQSVSAAYSGDGYVKVELTGSDETATHYLVAIEDEDGIEVENSFGQFKVGSDIILKPLESQTNRPLLEEGKTYFVKAQAVRIVESALKQAEYYRSTEIVSSPGFVMPSMDKPQLIGVETNIDRSKDRYYLNTDQLVATYTFDRPVKMTLNLNTEDKNTPQEFKTVWSFEESLEDGQQLIDFIAVAENRDTLQGSRSSGAIGFTVDTKAPVLLLDEDIQTSLDRENADNTVSNQVVFVGADSSYSFHGLTEPSAHVTLDGSSDGIVISPDGTFVVNRKASSEDPDQTLMLKAVDDAGNETVVQVYLVNRALSEFESIKLISDLESSDEQPDYIELGIGGTTALSVKALRTAHDTVVKPEDVVWHVLYNQNIISLSQDGTIEAVAPGETAIKVSYRLSAFEGQNGETVYKELSDVIKIKVKDLGYRYEVRQTQGFSLFTIYTEINMGKATVVINGNKQTLLYDSLKKAYIGASKELVTGEQLTAKLGFEPTVKSPVLLRGDTDGSGAIDKIDVLATLKAILDNVYNGFGSSENWMRADRNGDGIVDIVDAQLTLMEALEK, encoded by the coding sequence ATGACGGTCTATAGATCAATGAAACGCAGCATAGCTGCAACTCTTTTTCTAGCTATGCTTTTCACTTTTGCCAGTTTCCCTGTTCGTGCAGACGCTAGCGGTGCGGATTATTCCATTGCGAACGAATTTATGAAATATTCAATCAATTCCAAAACGGGTGGCTTTTCCATCGAAACCATTGACGGTCATCCGCAAAAAGCTTTTGACAACAACCTTCCGCTTCTTTATAGGGAAGATGAGGCAAGGAGCAATGGAACATCGTTCACAACCGTTCGTATCGACGGAAAAGATTATATTTTCGGTCAGGAATATAGCTGGTTTGGCATCGATACAAAGCTTCATGAACCTGTCGTTTCCGAGCAAAACAGGCTATTAACCATTGCATGGGACATTAAGGGCTATACCATCACACAAAAGGTGTCTATTTCGATTGATCCTAACAACTCGAGGGCTGGAAACGTTGGTATTTCCTATGATGTGAAAAATAACAATGCCACAGCCGGAACGGTGGGTATCCGGCTTCTTCTGGACAACGCGCTAGGTTCAGAAATTGATTCACCTTATGTTTTGGTTGACCCGTCGCAACCGACAATCGTTGAAACCGAATATAGCGGCGACAACCTTCCGCAGCAAATCAGATATGTTGATTCTCTTTCCGCTTCGAACAAGACGGCTTATGCCCTCTTGTCCGGCTGGAGCGGCAACAAAGACGTAAATGTTGATAAAGTGATTGTAGGTCACTGGGTTAATCTAGCAAACACAAGATACGATTATACACCGAACCCTAGCGTTGACTTTACCAATTATTCAAACAAATTTTTAGTTCCTGACACTGCAACGGCTTATTATTGGAATGAAAAATCAATTGAGCCGGGTCAGGTCAGAATTTCTGAAATGCTCTACGGGATCGGCAACTTTGCTGAACAAACCCAAAAGGAGCATGTTTCCATAGGAATCCAAACCGGAAACGTATTCCTGACTAACGACAAAAAAGCATACGAAAATAATGGTACTTTTAAAGCAAATGTAACCATTGATAACAGTGTCACAGGAGCAAAAGAACTCATAGAACCCATTGTGCGGCTTAGCCTTGATGAGGGACTTGTATTTGCAGCAACGAATACACGGGAGTACACGGTGAAGATTTCGGGCGGTCTTAACATTGGGACGGTGTTTAATATTCCCGATGTTGACATTATTGCAGAGACTCAGTCGATGATCACATCCAAACGTCTGGTCGTTTCGTTAAATGCAACAGAAATTATTGATGCCAATACCAATAAAGTGGTTGACTATAGTGCCAACACAAACATTTTGATTCCTGCAGTGGAAGGGAAGCTTCCGGAAGTTTCAATGAAGCATGTTTTCCCGTCGGCAGTGTATTATGAAGGCGACAAGAACATCACCGTTTCCGGCAATATGAAGGTTTTGACTGAGGCCCTTTCGGGAAGTGAGGGATGGAGTCTTTACCTTGTTTCATCATCCAGCGGTGAGGCTGTTTTGATTGACAAAAGAAAAATCAGTTTTATTGATGAAGGTCAAACGCTGGCGTTTTCAACGAATCAGACTATGGCTGTTGGCAAGTATGACATTGAATTTAGATTTACAAATCAGCAGCTGATCGATGCCTTCGGTACAAAAATTAAAGCGGCAGCTACAGTGGACGTCACCAATAATTTAGCGGATAGAAGTGCAAGTTACGGTATTGTTTCGCTGGTCCGGTTTACAGACGCTGCAAACAACAGACAGCTGTATGACTATATTAGTTTTGCAAACGAAGATGTAATGAAGAAATTTATATCCGGCAGCGTGAAAAAAGATGGTATTCGTAACAAAGGTATAGCCTTTGAAGAAAATAAAACAGAAATCCTCTTGACCCTTCGCGGAAAAATCAGGCTGATGGATACGGGTACAGAGAAATATTATTCTGCCAGCAGAGCCGATGGCGATATTACCATCAACAACATCCTGACCTATGACAGCAACGAAGCCCTGAAGATGACCGTTGACACTAGTGGTGCAAAGCTGGAAGGCGATGGTACCATCAAAGTGATTAACTCCATTAATATCTGGCATAATAAGTGGCATTTCGAAGCCAAAAATGGAACAAAATACAGCCTGAACCGGGAGGCTGTCTCCGAGAAGAATGCTAAGGCGCTTGAACTTCAGCTTGGAGATGCCGGTTATATGCTGCAAAATATTGCCGGGTTCTTGATCAATATTAAATATGGGATTATGACCCAGGATGATGATGATTTCGGAATTAGCTTTGGCGGGAAGATTTCATTGCCTTTAAAAGCTGCTGATCAATCAAAGGGCGAGGAGCATTATGATTATAAAGGCTCACTGACAGCGAACGTTGAAGATGTTCTCTATGGAAGTAAAGACAGCGAAATTGGTTTTGTTGGCATTAACACAACACTATCTGTAGCCCTGCCCAAAGATATATTAGGCCCGTTAGTAGGAAACGAAGCCGGTGTTAAGGCGGATATAACCATCAACACCATTGATGATATTTATAGCATCGATGCCGGTGTTTCAGTTACCATGCTGGAAGTAGAAGGGTCATTGGCACTGAAAAAGGTTCCTATTAACGCTGTTCCCAAAATGATGCTGGACAAGCTCACCTTCTTTTTAGCGCCATCCACAATGAAGGTTCCTGTGGTTGCGCCTTATGTGTTTATCACAGGCCTTGGCGGAGGCATTTCAAACCTTGCAGACACCATTGCCGGAGAACCGGCAGGCGAACTTCCGCCGCTTACCATCCATCTTCAAACGAGGCTTTTAATTAATGCGATTATTGTAGGTGACTTTAAGCTGGATGCGAAACTATCCGGTCTTGCCATTGAAGGTACCGGCCGGTTGGAAAAAGACGAAGAAGGAAGACTTCTTAATATCCGGGCAGGGATGAATGTGGAGTGGATATCGCCGTTTCAGCTAAATGCCTTTGGCGACATCAGCATTCACGCCGGTGCCATTCGTGGCGGTATCACGATAAAAATTACCGAAGATTATTTCTATGGTTATGTTTACGCAGGCCTGTTCATTCCAGACTCTATCCCGCTCGTGGGGGGCAAAGAGCTTGCGGGAGTTGAGGCAGCTGTTTCATCTGACTTTGTGGGTGCAAACTTTAAGGTCATTGGAGTTAAGCTTGGCTTTATCTATTATTGGAACGGTGACCTAAGCTTCGGCGGATCCATCGACCTGTCTTCAAGAGGAAATGCCGTTCACTATGTCCACTCGGAAGAGCTGGACGCAAACGGCGACCTTGTGCCGACCACCACGATCTATGGAACAAATATGAGAAGACTGAGTACAGAGGCCATCGCGAAAACCCGGGCCGGGAATGGGATTACAAAAGAGATTAACCCAACCACAAAGGATGCACTTCTCTTTGAAATTCCGCTTCGCGGTTTAGTCAAACCTTCGGCAGCAGAAATCATTGTCACCAATCCGAATGGAAAAAGATTGACAATGGTTGAAGACGATAACAAGGGTAACGGAAACTATCTTGTTCAATCTTTAGACGGCGCTAACTATTTGTACATTTCAGTCACTGACCCCTCTCTTATTGTTGCGGGGAACTGGTCCGTTTCAGTTACAACACCTGATGTGTATATAGACAACTTTGCAGTAAACAGTGTTGACTATATGCCGGAGCTTACAGGAATTAGTGCTTCTACTAGCACAAGTACAAGCCGTGATATTAACGTCTCCTGGACAACGGACAAGCAAAGCAAATATTCGGGTGCACTTAATGTCTATGTCACAAAAGACCCGTCAGTCATGAAAACCATCGAATCCTCTAACATTCAGGATACTTCAGCATTAATCAGTATTGGCAACCTGGAGTTGGATGGAATTGAATCAGGTTCTCATGTGTTCACACTTCCTGAGTCCTTCCCAGAAGGTAAATATCATGTGGTTGCAATGCTTGTTAATCATCAGGGGGGAATGAGCAAGAAAATCACTTCTTCAACATTCACTTTCACCAATCCGCTGCTTCCTCAAAAACCGCAATCCGTTTCTGCGGCCTATAGTGGTGACGGCTATGTGAAGGTTGAACTAACGGGAAGCGACGAAACTGCAACCCATTATCTCGTGGCGATCGAAGACGAAGATGGTATTGAGGTCGAGAATTCCTTTGGTCAATTTAAAGTGGGCAGTGACATCATTCTAAAACCATTAGAAAGCCAGACCAACCGGCCTCTATTAGAGGAAGGCAAGACTTACTTTGTTAAAGCGCAGGCGGTTAGAATTGTGGAGTCTGCTCTTAAACAGGCGGAGTATTACCGTTCAACTGAAATTGTATCATCGCCAGGCTTTGTTATGCCTTCAATGGATAAACCTCAGCTTATAGGCGTTGAAACAAACATTGACAGATCCAAAGACCGCTATTATCTAAACACTGACCAATTAGTGGCAACGTACACCTTTGACAGACCTGTTAAAATGACTTTAAACCTTAACACTGAGGATAAAAACACACCTCAAGAGTTTAAGACGGTTTGGTCATTTGAAGAAAGTCTTGAAGACGGCCAGCAGTTGATTGACTTTATAGCGGTTGCGGAAAACCGTGACACCCTCCAAGGCAGCCGGTCATCAGGGGCCATTGGATTTACTGTTGATACAAAAGCACCTGTGTTACTCCTTGACGAGGATATTCAAACCAGCCTTGACAGGGAAAACGCTGATAACACAGTCAGCAATCAAGTTGTTTTTGTCGGCGCGGACTCAAGCTACAGCTTCCATGGTCTAACAGAACCATCCGCACATGTAACGTTAGACGGTAGTTCAGACGGAATTGTGATCAGTCCGGACGGAACATTCGTTGTCAACCGTAAGGCCTCAAGTGAGGACCCGGACCAAACCCTGATGCTTAAAGCGGTTGACGATGCCGGAAACGAAACAGTTGTTCAGGTATATCTTGTGAATCGTGCTTTGTCAGAGTTCGAAAGCATTAAACTAATCTCTGACCTTGAAAGCTCCGATGAACAGCCTGATTACATCGAGCTTGGCATAGGCGGGACGACGGCGCTTTCTGTTAAAGCTCTCCGCACCGCTCACGATACTGTTGTAAAACCAGAAGACGTTGTATGGCACGTTCTATATAATCAGAACATCATCAGCCTGTCACAAGACGGGACCATTGAAGCAGTGGCTCCAGGCGAAACTGCAATTAAAGTCAGCTATAGACTTTCTGCTTTTGAAGGCCAGAATGGGGAAACGGTCTATAAAGAACTGTCAGATGTTATCAAAATTAAAGTGAAAGATCTTGGTTACCGTTATGAGGTTCGTCAAACCCAAGGGTTCTCGTTGTTCACCATATACACTGAAATAAACATGGGCAAGGCAACGGTTGTGATTAATGGCAACAAACAAACTCTTTTATATGACAGCCTTAAGAAAGCATATATTGGTGCTTCAAAAGAACTTGTCACAGGCGAGCAATTAACAGCCAAGCTTGGTTTTGAACCAACGGTGAAATCTCCTGTTCTTCTTCGTGGAGACACCGATGGCAGTGGTGCTATTGATAAAATCGACGTTTTGGCAACGTTGAAAGCTATCTTAGACAATGTCTACAACGGTTTTGGTTCTTCAGAAAATTGGATGAGAGCTGATAGAAACGGTGACGGTATTGTTGATATTGTAGATGCGCAACTCACACTAATGGAGGCACTTGAAAAATGA
- a CDS encoding S-layer homology domain-containing protein: MIKYLKIILCIMLLGAVIPSYAYSANDAADLSYRVNITVTDSSGSSKSSFEVGEKIFVKLSLSYTGAGRAPVYGFQGKLLFDSYVLENTSVNMEKDISMKYSDGAINYVYLDMTAKGKEDSILRNIGTAVFQAKNSGTFSISSSSFILTNKDATHRYIEPVEAVQIIVGDGVKDPSKSLLYEDIVAAKALLASVTIADNPKTIYYPDYWYPTKSAQQLREVIAGAEAVFDKKDALAAEISEAIDKLRIGVSDFGNSRIVGPKRWAAPAGDTTVDNTKVDLFYSVSASVKGGNGKIADGFEVQTIRATTSATIRMVPDEGFETEYIYVNGEKFIGHDIYTIPEVSRDTLVVVTFAKKTPFTDLAHDDWFYSSVRYVYNKGLFTGTSETEFSPSGKMSRAMLATVIYRMENQPNVKFVNVFSDVQSGRWYSDPIIWANQSKIVNGYDKGKFAPNDAITREQIAVMLHRYAKGKGYDLHAGISSLNFKDANKISGYAKESITWAVSKGIMKGNTDSTINPSGLATRAEVATMLERFSELN; encoded by the coding sequence ATGATAAAATACCTAAAAATCATTTTGTGCATCATGCTTCTTGGGGCTGTTATACCCTCCTATGCCTATAGCGCAAACGATGCTGCAGACCTTAGTTACCGTGTGAACATCACCGTAACGGACAGCTCGGGTTCCTCAAAATCATCATTTGAAGTTGGAGAGAAAATTTTTGTTAAACTAAGTCTTTCATATACTGGTGCCGGAAGGGCGCCAGTATACGGCTTTCAAGGAAAGCTGTTGTTTGATTCTTATGTACTGGAAAACACCAGTGTGAATATGGAAAAGGACATTTCAATGAAATATTCCGATGGTGCGATCAACTATGTCTATCTTGATATGACCGCCAAGGGAAAAGAGGATTCAATACTGCGGAATATTGGAACGGCTGTATTTCAAGCTAAAAACAGCGGCACGTTCAGCATTTCTTCAAGCAGCTTCATTCTGACGAACAAAGATGCGACACACCGGTATATTGAACCGGTTGAAGCTGTGCAAATCATTGTGGGCGATGGAGTAAAGGATCCTTCAAAATCTTTATTATATGAAGATATTGTTGCTGCAAAAGCTTTGCTTGCTTCAGTTACTATTGCGGATAATCCCAAAACCATCTATTATCCGGATTATTGGTATCCGACAAAATCCGCTCAGCAATTGCGGGAGGTAATTGCCGGGGCTGAGGCTGTTTTTGATAAAAAAGATGCGCTGGCTGCGGAAATCTCAGAAGCCATCGACAAGCTTAGGATTGGCGTTTCCGATTTCGGGAATTCCAGAATTGTCGGTCCGAAACGTTGGGCTGCCCCGGCTGGAGACACCACAGTTGATAACACCAAAGTTGATCTTTTCTATTCCGTTAGTGCTTCTGTTAAAGGCGGAAACGGCAAAATTGCCGATGGCTTTGAAGTTCAAACCATTCGTGCAACAACCTCTGCCACTATCAGAATGGTTCCGGATGAAGGGTTTGAAACCGAATATATCTATGTCAACGGTGAAAAATTTATCGGCCATGACATTTACACCATTCCAGAGGTTAGCCGTGATACCCTTGTGGTTGTTACCTTTGCTAAAAAAACTCCTTTTACAGATCTTGCGCATGACGATTGGTTCTATTCTTCTGTAAGGTATGTTTACAACAAGGGGCTGTTCACCGGAACTTCTGAAACGGAATTCTCACCTTCAGGGAAAATGAGCCGTGCCATGCTGGCCACTGTAATTTATCGCATGGAAAATCAGCCAAATGTTAAATTTGTTAATGTATTCTCTGATGTTCAAAGCGGCCGCTGGTATTCAGATCCGATTATTTGGGCCAATCAAAGCAAAATTGTTAACGGGTATGATAAGGGTAAATTTGCTCCCAATGATGCCATCACCCGTGAGCAAATTGCTGTTATGCTGCATAGATACGCAAAGGGTAAAGGTTATGACCTTCATGCCGGAATTTCAAGCCTGAACTTCAAAGATGCCAATAAAATTTCAGGCTATGCCAAAGAGTCGATTACTTGGGCTGTGTCCAAGGGCATTATGAAGGGCAACACGGATTCGACTATAAATCCTTCTGGTCTTGCTACCAGAGCAGAGGTTGCCACTATGCTCGAAAGGTTTAGTGAGCTCAATTGA
- the msrA gene encoding peptide-methionine (S)-S-oxide reductase MsrA produces MTNGNNLQTATFAGGCFWCMVKPFDELPGIISVVSGYTGGHTLHPTYEEVCSETTGHREAVQIIFDPERFPYERLLDMYWQQIDPTDYGGQFMDRGPSYRAAIFVHSEEQRQKALQSKEALKGSKRFKAPIVTEILPAAPFYPAEAEHQQYYRTHPLDYKLYQKGSGRDDFTELHWNGREDKKRLRKQLTELEYEVTQNKGTEPPYANEYWNFSGEGIYTDILSGDPLFSSRDKFASGTGWPGFTGPLEAGLVRREADYSGGEVRTLLRSRLSGAYLGQLFFDGPEPARQHYRVNSAALRFIPKAELERHGLGRYAGQFEDHQSS; encoded by the coding sequence ATGACTAACGGTAATAACCTTCAGACGGCTACCTTTGCCGGCGGCTGCTTCTGGTGTATGGTCAAGCCGTTTGACGAGCTGCCGGGTATTATCTCGGTCGTATCGGGATATACCGGAGGGCACACGCTCCATCCCACCTATGAGGAAGTGTGCAGCGAAACTACGGGCCACCGGGAGGCGGTGCAGATCATCTTCGACCCGGAGCGTTTCCCGTACGAGCGGCTGCTGGATATGTATTGGCAGCAGATAGATCCGACCGATTACGGCGGCCAGTTCATGGACCGGGGGCCATCCTACAGGGCGGCAATCTTCGTTCACAGTGAAGAGCAGCGGCAGAAGGCACTGCAGTCGAAGGAGGCGCTGAAGGGCAGCAAACGGTTCAAAGCACCGATTGTGACTGAAATATTGCCTGCCGCCCCGTTCTATCCGGCGGAAGCAGAGCATCAGCAGTATTACAGAACGCATCCCCTCGATTATAAGCTGTACCAGAAGGGCTCCGGCCGTGACGATTTCACGGAGCTGCACTGGAACGGCCGCGAGGATAAGAAGCGGCTGCGGAAGCAGCTTACGGAGCTGGAGTACGAGGTAACACAGAATAAAGGAACGGAGCCGCCGTATGCGAATGAATACTGGAACTTCTCCGGGGAGGGGATCTACACCGATATCCTCAGCGGTGATCCGCTGTTCAGCTCCAGGGATAAATTCGCTTCCGGCACCGGCTGGCCGGGCTTCACCGGACCTCTTGAAGCGGGGCTGGTCCGCCGGGAGGCGGATTATAGCGGCGGTGAAGTACGGACCCTGCTCCGCAGCAGGCTGAGCGGGGCGTATCTCGGGCAGCTGTTCTTTGACGGCCCGGAGCCGGCGAGGCAGCATTACCGGGTCAACTCTGCCGCACTGCGGTTTATTCCAAAAGCGGAGCTTGAGCGCCACGGGCTGGGGCGGTATGCAGGACAGTTTGAGGATCATCAAAGCAGTTAA
- a CDS encoding clostripain-related cysteine peptidase: MKNIRSLIILLIFLLAAAPSAAAQSSNYAEGLNHLGLFSGTENGYELSRVPTRAESLVMMLRLWGKEDEALKSTYKNPFKDTGWESRYVSYAYAKGVVNGINEYSFGGNRPTSLNQYCSMVLRVLGYSETKGDFTYETAVSFASLVLGIDLTKDPEFNRGTLAKISSYVVNTRPKNQIATLGQTLSETDVFTTQGLNEARSLWEQDKNAESSTILIYAVGSDLESQQGRLTDDLEEILRGQPNQNTKILIQTGGTLKYHNNYMTDGASERFEVVKGQLKKHDSHIQTAASDPKTLKDFLVWGKTVAPSDRYILILWDHGYGTMGGFGADELNERKTMKVSELSKAIGASDMYFDLIVFDACLMGTVETAYALRDHGKYLIASEDSTPAAGLYYTTWIGAMERNPQISTERVGRLILDSFTLHSGIEAKMQTTMSMMKLSQAESLVKAIEHAEFDSSLTDLANNAELLGKNDGIFDQYDLIEIMGESSEITAAAQALAFEVRNSAGYNNRNGVALYVPNRKIAQAHEMKEELKAIDLSSKYIETILNGK; this comes from the coding sequence ATGAAGAATATCCGAAGTTTAATCATTTTGCTAATCTTTCTTCTTGCAGCAGCTCCATCGGCAGCGGCACAAAGCTCAAACTATGCAGAAGGACTTAATCACTTGGGATTGTTCAGCGGAACGGAGAATGGCTATGAACTTTCGCGGGTGCCTACCAGAGCAGAATCCCTTGTAATGATGCTGCGTCTGTGGGGGAAGGAAGACGAGGCCCTGAAAAGCACCTACAAAAACCCTTTTAAGGATACGGGTTGGGAAAGCCGCTACGTGTCGTATGCCTATGCAAAAGGTGTAGTTAACGGAATTAATGAATATAGTTTTGGCGGTAACCGGCCAACCTCGCTAAACCAATATTGTTCAATGGTTTTAAGGGTTTTGGGATATTCAGAAACAAAGGGCGACTTTACCTATGAAACTGCGGTTTCTTTCGCCTCATTGGTTTTAGGAATAGACCTTACAAAAGACCCCGAATTCAATCGGGGAACTCTTGCGAAAATTAGCAGTTATGTTGTAAATACAAGACCCAAAAACCAAATTGCCACACTGGGTCAAACCCTTAGTGAAACAGATGTTTTCACAACGCAAGGTCTAAACGAGGCAAGGTCACTTTGGGAGCAGGACAAAAATGCAGAATCATCGACGATCTTAATCTATGCAGTTGGTTCTGATCTTGAATCACAGCAAGGCCGGCTGACAGATGACCTGGAAGAAATTCTTCGTGGTCAGCCAAACCAAAATACGAAAATCCTGATTCAAACAGGCGGAACGCTCAAATATCACAATAACTATATGACTGATGGAGCATCAGAACGCTTTGAGGTTGTTAAGGGACAACTTAAAAAGCACGATAGCCACATCCAAACCGCAGCATCAGACCCTAAAACACTAAAGGATTTTCTTGTTTGGGGCAAAACCGTTGCACCAAGTGATCGTTATATACTGATTTTATGGGATCATGGGTATGGTACAATGGGCGGATTTGGTGCAGACGAGCTAAATGAACGAAAAACGATGAAGGTTTCGGAGCTTTCGAAGGCAATCGGTGCATCAGATATGTATTTTGACTTAATCGTTTTTGATGCATGTCTTATGGGCACAGTTGAAACGGCCTATGCCCTTAGAGACCATGGCAAATATCTCATAGCTTCTGAAGATTCAACTCCCGCGGCAGGGTTGTATTATACCACATGGATAGGTGCGATGGAGCGAAACCCGCAGATTAGCACTGAAAGAGTAGGGCGTTTAATCTTAGATTCCTTTACCCTTCATTCGGGGATTGAAGCTAAGATGCAAACCACAATGTCTATGATGAAGCTTTCTCAGGCTGAATCCCTGGTTAAGGCAATAGAACATGCAGAATTTGATTCCTCACTAACAGATCTTGCAAACAACGCAGAGCTATTAGGCAAGAACGATGGGATATTTGATCAATATGATCTTATAGAGATCATGGGCGAATCATCAGAAATCACTGCTGCAGCCCAAGCACTTGCATTCGAAGTAAGAAATTCAGCAGGCTATAACAATCGAAACGGCGTAGCTTTATATGTCCCTAACAGAAAAATCGCACAAGCACATGAAATGAAAGAAGAGCTAAAAGCTATAGATCTTAGCTCTAAGTATATTGAAACTATTCTTAACGGAAAATAG
- the hutP gene encoding hut operon transcriptional regulator HutP — protein sequence MGEASVSVSSFPIGKLAILLAVLQEHEWKKVVEQELHTRDFRYTIGRIGAMDMIKVIAAIETAAKNNNIIDSSSYREVHSLYHAIIETIQSIGRGIVQFGDILRTVGLTFAIVRGKMSGSVEHEGEWIAVCAYGTIGAPKKGFEHEAIGFGFNHI from the coding sequence ATGGGAGAAGCATCGGTATCGGTATCATCGTTTCCTATTGGCAAGCTGGCAATTCTTCTGGCAGTGCTTCAGGAGCATGAATGGAAAAAGGTTGTCGAGCAGGAGCTCCATACCCGGGATTTCCGCTATACGATCGGACGGATCGGGGCCATGGACATGATTAAGGTGATTGCAGCAATTGAGACGGCGGCTAAGAATAATAACATTATCGACAGCAGTTCATACCGGGAGGTTCACTCGCTGTATCACGCCATTATTGAGACCATACAGAGTATAGGCCGCGGGATTGTCCAGTTCGGCGATATTCTGCGGACGGTAGGGCTCACTTTTGCCATAGTGCGGGGGAAGATGTCCGGCAGCGTAGAGCATGAAGGGGAATGGATTGCAGTCTGTGCCTACGGCACAATCGGTGCACCCAAGAAGGGCTTTGAGCATGAAGCGATAGGGTTTGGCTTCAATCATATTTAG